One genomic window of Pocillopora verrucosa isolate sample1 chromosome 8, ASM3666991v2, whole genome shotgun sequence includes the following:
- the LOC136282914 gene encoding uncharacterized protein encodes MTVLWLLQFSIVTLQIVLGILFALAKGDFCGSVFETQLDHALAGHVVYTTVVVDEFECQLKCMENNRCKSINVHPGDSIGQRICELNYKTRQMKPEDFRKRKGSTYYSSTQASCMDISREQRRPTKSTQCHPGYQGTRCQMPPVVRVFIRSEGCKDLGIAENSCGIAYIKVNGKDYSPHIRGHNVVVINATTGIIIKIGDKARCHLLKERSIRVQKTEKIVLVAIQDEGSTYISPAIDALKRLGATDDLLNLTEFRGSFALVGFAGVNRPSWIAQQNAKRERGPSEISLTIPSSEAIKGLYYNQPGHSCKDIRDSGYSVGDGEYWIDPEKNGNPLKVYCDMTTDGGGWLLVSNIVVDDPSSRQLWIASSYREISNCHWNKTLFITEYAMKELRTHLSFTQLRFHCNKQKGRMIHVTTTANSSGEAVVQYFSGQTDRRPLACGSFNRMKDDNSNITGVCHQWQGQKWGRLLAANGILNDHAFYVSYKYHWSLTPGDQRWECDDYISKRFFALSSGDFWKVFVR; translated from the exons ATGACTGTTTTATGGCTGCTCCAGTTTTCCATTGTGACTCTTCAAATCGTCCTCGGAATCCTGTTTGCCCTGGCAAAAGGAGACTTTTGTGGAAGCGTTTTCGAAACTCAACTGG ATCATGCATTAGCAGGTCATGTTGTGTATACGACTGTTGTTGTGGACGAGTTTGAATGTCAGTtaaaatgtatggaaaacaacCGTTGCAAGTCGATCAATGTTCACCCCGGTGACAGTATTGGACAACGTATCTGTGAGTTGAATTATAAAACGCGGCAGATGAAGCCAGAGGAttttagaaaaaggaaaggatcTACATACTATAGCTCTACTCAG GCTTCCTGTATGGATATTTCTCGTGAGCAAAGGCGACCCACGAAGAGCACTCAGTGTCATCCGGGATACCAAGGAACACGGTGCCAAATGC CTCCCGTGGTGAGAGTATTCATCCGCAGTGAAGGTTGCAAGGATCTAGGAATTGCAGAAAACTCTTGTGGCATTGCTTACATCAAAGTGAATGGAAAAGATTATTCTCCACACATCAGAGGCCATAACGTGGTTGTTATCAACGCTACCACAGGTATTATAATCAAGATCGGAGATAAAGCGCGCTGTCATTTGTTGAAAGAGCGCTCTATCAGGGTACAAAAGACAGA aaaaatcgTTTTGGTCGCCATTCAAGATGAAGGCTCGACATACATATCACCAGCGATTGACGCTCTAAAAAGACTTGGCGCCACCGATGACCTACTCAATCTGACAGAGTTCAGAGGATCTTTTGCTTTGGTGGGATTCGCCGGTGTGAATAGACCATCTTGGATTGCACAACAAAATGCCAAGCGAGAAAGGGGACCCAGTGAGATATCTCTGACAATCCCATCATCAGAAG CTATCAAAGGCTTATATTACAATCAGCCTGGCCATTCCTGCAAGGACATCCGGGACTCCGGATATTCCGTTGGAGATGGGgagtactggatcgaccctgagaagaacGGAAACCCTTTAAAGGtctactgtgacatgacaactgacggAG GAGGCTGGCTTCTTGTTTCCAACATTGTGGTAGACGACCCGTCCTCGCGACAGCTTTGGATTGCGTCATCATACCGCGAGATCAGCAACTGCCACTGGAACAAAACGTTGTTCATCACAGAATATGCCATGAAAGAACTGAGAACACACTTGtctttcactcagctgagattccactgcaacaaacaaaaaggacgAATGATCCACGTGACCACAACTGCaaacagctctggtgaagctgtagtccagtacttcagcggtcagacggATAGGCGACCTTTGGCGTGTGGCTCgtttaatagaatgaaagatgatAACTCCAATATAACTGGAGTCTGTCACCAATGGCAAGGCCAGAAGTGGGGTCGTCTATTGGCAGCAAATGGGATATTGAACGACCATGCCTTTTATGTCAGTTACAAATATCACTGGTCGTTGACTCCTGGAGATCAAAGATGGGAGTGCGACGATTATATTTCTAAAAGATTTTTTGCATTGTCCTCTGGCGATTTCTggaaagtctttgttcgttGA